The genomic interval ttaataaatcatatttagtgtaaataaaatttttatttcaaattacaaatatgatttattatacatttattattattttttcaaattaaataaaaacgtatttttattataaaaatacattttttctatttttttcattttactttttctaatatgttttagtatctttttaaattttataactttttggttttttttttaaatcaatttactttattttgttcaatatttgtaattatttaaGCGGAATTGGTTGTTGACAtttatgaaaaaagaaaagactaaacttttcaataaataaataacaggCATAAATTATATCCAAAATTTTATTAACAGtgttataaaatcaaattaaatttatgataaGCCAAactaatttatgaaaaaacCTCTCACTTTTTCCGAAACATACGCCAAAGTTAAACTCTAGTTGAATCTAGTGCTCAAAAGCACTGTTTGCTTTTGGGGTGATGGAGATTGAAGGTGGAGGTGAATGATTATCACCCTTATTTGCTTTTATGAGAGGGGGAGGTTGAGGGTGAGAGTGAATGAAAAATTGAGAGTATTTAAGATCCTCTCATAATTCAAGAGAAAGGAAAGTGGAATGAGATGAAAAGACCATGGTACCCTtcatacaataatattaataatagaaattattattaataataattatatatatatatatataacataacataatttaaaaaatcataaataatattaaaattatctaaataaattaacttaagtaacaaaattaataaaatgaaaaataataaaattatacttacatttaaaattatatttaattatttatttgaattttatttattttttctttatttataaatgaaactttaaattattttaattagctaaaatatgcacaaaattaataattatttattctttttttatatataagagtAAACTTAATCATACAATTTACGCTatttaaaatactcttataATCATCACATTACTCACGTATctcaataaactttctttacATATCAACTCTAACTTACCATAAACCAAACACacttttttcacactttcttctcacaCTCTCACTCTCTCAACTTTCCACTtcccaatccaaacaaagcctaagTGTATCATCCAATACCACAACTCGTCCATTACCAGTCTAGCTGGATCCATTAAACACGATTACTTAACTTGGGATAATTGCTGATTAAGAACAAGTTTAACTGGAAAAGCATTATAGCCATGTGCTGTTCAGAGTAAACTTTTGTTTAAGGTAAAATTTTGATTATATGATATCAGTAGTCTAAAAATAATATGCTCCATTTAACAAAGACAATAGATAACAAAATACCTGAAATGCCCAAATATATAAATGGAAATACTAATCAATTACTGACTACGAAACAAGTTCATAGGTAACACGTCCCAGCCATTTTGGATACACCGAAACAATACAAGTATATTCTAATACTAGTTAGCAAGGCATTCcaatttaattaaagaaaatatcaaaacaatggttcataaagaaaaaataagagaTGTTTGCCAATTCCAGCAAGCAAACAAAGCAAGAGCAAAATTAAACCCTCGGGTGTCTAACTTAACCTAGAATTTTTACCTTAGCTTGAATCTGGAGAACCATCTCCGTAAGATACAAGGCCTTTCTTTCCATCTAAGCTTTGGGACCTTGACCTGCTCTTCTTTCCTGGAGATTGTGACTCCACTGAATTCCTGGATCCTGATGGACTCCTGCTCCGGGACAAAGACCTGCTACTACGGGACAAAGATCTGCTCCTCTCAACACGAGGTCGATATGTGCCCACAGGTGAACGCCGAACAGGGCTTCGACTGTATCGTCGACCTCTATAACGTGGGCTCCGTGATACAGATGGTGTCCTGCTCCTCCTACTCCGGAACCTACATACACATTTTCAATAAATGACCCAGAAAAACATTTCGCATCAGAAAATAAATTCatacaaataaaacaaatcaGATGAGAAATAATTCATTCcgaaaaaaaaatggagaaaTGTAGATGCTTTAGGAGGatggaataaataaataaataaaagaaaaaccttGATGGGGTTCTTCTGCGTGGTGGTGGGCTCCTGTTACGCCTAGGGGAGTACCTTCTGTAACCTGAATATCTGAGAGCAGAAAGtgtaagaaattaatttaactCTCAACATACCACCTTTTAGTACGATGACTAATTAGAGtataaacaattttatcaatttACCTGTCACGGTCATTTCTTCCATTATAACGGTATGATCTCACAGGAGATCGAGAGGGAGTCCTATACCTTCTAGCATAAGAGTATCGTTCACTGAAACCTCTTCCCCTTCTGATTAGTTTCGGGGAAACATCAGGTGACCGACTTCTAGACAAGCTCCTACCACGAGGACTCCTAGAATAACTGCGGTGATTGACTCTGCTTGGCCCTCTAACTGGACTCCGGCTATGGCTTCTTAAAGGGACTCTGCCAGAGCTTCTGCTCAAGCTTCTGGCAGACGATCGAACAGGACTCCTGCTTAAACTCCTTCTTGACACTCTTACTGGGCTTCTACTGATCAATCTTCGTGATGATGCTCTGGGTGAACTCCTTCGCCGGTCCGATGAAAGCAATCTAACAGGGCTAGCACTCACACTTCTGTGACCACGAGATCGCAAGGGGCTTCTACTTATACTTCTACGATTGTCAGTTTTCACAGGGCTTCTACTGATTGATCTTTGTGAAGGTGCTCTGGGTGAACTCCTACGACCGCTTCGAGAAAGGGATCTTACAGGGCTTGCACTGCTAGTTCTATTACCACGAGATCTCAAGGTGCCTTTATTGACACTTTTATAGTTGCGAGTTCCGACAGGGCTTCTGCTGATTGATCTTCTAGATTTTGCTCTAGGTGATTTCCTATGGCTTGGAGAAAGGGATCTTACAGGGCTTACACTGTCCCTTCTACGACCGTGAGATCTTACAGAGCTTCTACTGACACTTCTATGATGGTGATTTCTCACTGGGCTTCTGCTGATTGATCTTCGTGATGGTGAACTCCTCCTTTGGCTACGAGAAGGGGATCTTCCTGGGCTTGCACTGACACTTCTTTGACCAGGAGATATCGTAGGGCTTCTGCTGATCGATCTTCGTAATGATGTTCTTGGTGAAGTCTTTTGGTAGCTCCGAGAAAGGGGTCTTACAGGGCTTGTGCTGACACTTCGATGTCCATGAGATCTCACAGAGCTTCTGCTGATACTTCTACCCTTCCTACCTCTCATTGGGTTTCTGCTGATGCTTCTTCTGTTTGGACTCCTCCTTGTGCTTCTAACAGGACTCTGGCTCAAACTCCTCTGTAATGGAGAATGAGGACTTCTACTGCCACTTGGACTTCTGTTCAGCCTCCTTTTTGGACTAATGCTTAGGCTTTTGCTCTTGCGCCTGGGACTAATACTCGTGCTTTGACTCCTGTTCATCAACTTCTAATAAAATACCAAATCTTGAAGAAATGGTAAGCATAAGAAATAACTGAGGTGTGTGACAAGAATGGAAAGTAGACCTAGATTTGTCTGGTTGATCATCCATCACATCAGGCTGCCTCCCTTCACTTCTTTCAGATCTATAGTTGGCTCCAGTGCCATTGCTACGCCGCTCTCCATTTTCCTTTGGTAATTCTTCCTCTTCTTGAATATCCAGTTTCTCCCTCTTATTAGGGTGCATCGGTGGTAGTTCTTTCCCGACAACTGAGGAAGACTGACCTTCAGCTGCAaccaaataaaaagaattaagaTATGATATCACACACTGGCCAAAAAATGAAAACTGAGATTAAAGAATTAGAATCCCTTCATGTAGGTACTCGACCCCAGTTTGTCTTTATCTTCAGGTAGTAACTATATACAACACACAACCAAAAAGTAGGCCAGTAGAACCACAACAATTCACTATTatacaaaattctaaaaaatgaATAACTAAAGAACTACCATGTCTTTGAGAATGGTCTTCATGATTCTGATCATTCACTTCAGCACCAGAACTTTCACTATCAGAGAAGTTGTTGCTCTTACTCTCACTATCTGAATCAGTATGACTGGGCAATTCCCTATCACCAAACACAATCTCAGTGGCAGCAAAAGTTTTGAAATCGTGTAGGAGTAGCacttatcatataaaaaaagcATTTATAACTCCTTCAGTGCATATATATGTTTATGTCAAGAGCAACAAAGGAAGCTTCATGTAGTAAGACAATGGCTATGATattcaaaaactaaaaaacacaCATTATGCTTATAGAatagaataaataaaacaaaaccaCATGAAACCACAAGATCTATAAGTTCTTCACAAGTAATTATCTATAAGTGGAATGTGGAATCTATGAAATCATAACCAAATATTTAATCAGAATCAATACCTTCTTGATCTACGCTTTGATCTTTTATCTTGTTTCCTTCGTCTCTTTTCTCTGtgtttatctcttctttttccaCGCCTATGTTTATCTTTCCTAGacctctttctctttctccGTCTATCATCGCTAGAGGAACTTGTGTAAGATGATGAAGATATATCAGAGTCAGAATCACTGTCACTTTCTGAAGATTTTGTGTCTGAATCTGAGGAACTATCAGATTCTGAAGAGTAGTACTTTCTCCTTTTCCTTTTGTCACCTGAAGATTTTCGGTGCTTTCCCTTAGGAAGTTCATGACTATTGGTTTCAGAAGATCCATCTCTTCCcttttttgatttatttatcTTCTTTTCATCTACAAAGGTATAGACTCAAATATAAAGAtcaaatataattgaaaattacTTAACCAACTGGGATATAGCACATTCACATCAAATGAACAATACATTATACTTAAACATTACAACAGTGGAACAcgaaatttaattttcatattaagGGTAGAACTTAGATTTCTCCATAACGGGCAGTGAATTCTCACCCTCATTATGTTCAccacaattaattattttaacagTTACGCTTGGAAGTCCTTCTTTATCACCCACATCTTCAATTTTCTTCAATATGTCATGTCCTAGTACAAGCTTGCCAAAGACTACATGTTTCCTGCAAATTTAACTCAGAAGTAAACAAAATAAGCAAGTTGATTATTTAGCTCCACTCAGAAGTAATGACTAAACATAAGGCAATTAACCCTTTCCTACACAATAATAAGAATGAGATAGAGAGACCCATTCAGAAAAACAGTACTAAAAACATGGCCTTTAATTGAGAAAACCCTGCAACAAAAGGTCCAATGCTCCAATGTCTCAAGGGCATTCTAAATTAAGCCAAATCACATTTCAATGTGTTTCGAGAAACActaaagcaaaaataaaatcatgACAACACAACAACAAAGCCTTGTCCCACTAGGTGAATTTTGACAATACATTACggtttatttaataaaatcaattaGTTGTCTAAAATTAGCTACCACTTAAACTGATTTTACCTTTCACAAAGGCATGTGTTCATTAGGAATAACTTTTAGTTTagaaaaataaaccaaaaacaacTTATATGGGATTCAAGAgctattttaattcatttaatctAAAGAGTGTACTAAAATACTTCACAATCGCCTATTGCAGTAGATAAGTTCAAATAAGCTGTAAATAAAATTATCCAAATATCTAAATGGGACCTAAGTGCTAAATGCCATTATAGAAAAGAACCCAATAAGCAAACCTATCAAGATGGGGATCAGCTTTAAAAGTGATCATAAAATGAGAACCAAGAGTGTCACGATCAGCAACTGGCATTGAAAGAAGGCCTGGAGCATCATGCTTTAGCCTAGGTGATTCATCTAAAATAAATCACAAGTAGAATCTGTAAGAACTCTATAAACTGAGATGTAAACAAAATAGTTCCAAATCCACCATGCTGTAAATTATGAGCTCAGGACCACAACTTAGCATTCTCACCTGGGAACTTGGAACCATATATGCTTTCTCCGCCAGTCCCTGCAAAACACAGACAAAATGTGATGTGAGTATAGCATAATGTAGTACAGTGCTGCGTTTGGGATGGCATACAAAGAATAAGAGATGACTGTCAATGAGGTTTAATAGATTTAAATACAAGCCTACTATTCAGCCACATAATACACGAGATTGCTACATGTGATTATTACAAACTCCTTTTGCTTTGTATTGGTTCAAGATCATttgttaaaacaaaaaaaaataacaaccaAAGCATAGCACATTGTAACAGATACAACTAATTAAAGGaagaaaacaaatgaagaaGTTATGCAACAGATAAAAGCAAGCAATAGTATGgctataatttcaaaattaccaCATTCCACATCatggtaaaataaaataaaaaataactgaaATAAGATAATTACATCCCTTTCATACTCGCCACTGACTAACAAGCCAATCTACATACATTCACAGGTGCTTTGTTAATTTCCTAATTGACTTAGTAAAGGAATTTACCATGGTCACAGCAAACATGAAAATGGAACATGGCTTGCAACTCGGACAACTGAATGATCAAATGATAAAACACAAAGAAAAGTGACCATGTATACTATATTAAATGCAATCTTCAAGAACTGGAGAAATAATTCATAATAGGAGGCAATGTAACTACCTAATACGTACCATTTCGATTGACAAAATCACCACCCTGCAAAAAGAAAACCAACCATTAACACACGATTACAAGATAGCTATACATACAAATTCTGTTGGTCATCACAAGGCTTATTAGAATTATGAGGGTGAATAACATATAACTTAGTAAGTACAACCTTAAAACTATATCACAAGAAAGGAAGTCGTGACCATCAGCCCTGTATCCTACAGAATAAACAACGGTAATTGGCTAAAAGATGGACCACTACTAAGCCATTTTTAACCACAAAAATGCGAAGACAAAATAAACTACCAATGTACAGtctaaatgcaagaaaaactaTAAACACACACCCGGGCAATGGAGCCTTTCACAATTCGATGGAAGAAAGAACCCTTGTAGTGCAGTGATTTTCCAGTATTTG from Phaseolus vulgaris cultivar G19833 chromosome 1, P. vulgaris v2.0, whole genome shotgun sequence carries:
- the LOC137813335 gene encoding peptidyl-prolyl cis-trans isomerase CYP95-like isoform X4, with the protein product MPVADRDTLGSHFMITFKADPHLDRKHVVFGKLVLGHDILKKIEDVGDKEGLPSVTVKIINCGEHNEDEKKINKSKKGRDGSSETNSHELPKGKHRKSSGDKRKRRKYYSSESDSSSDSDTKSSESDSDSDSDISSSSYTSSSSDDRRRKRKRSRKDKHRRGKRRDKHREKRRRKQDKRSKRRSRRELPSHTDSDSESKSNNFSDSESSGAEVNDQNHEDHSQRHAEGQSSSVVGKELPPMHPNKREKLDIQEEEELPKENGERRSNGTGANYRSERSEGRQPDVMDDQPDKSRSQSTSISPRRKSKSLSISPKRRLNRSPSGSRSPHSPLQRSLSQSPVRSTRRSPNRRSISRNPMRGRKGRSISRSSVRSHGHRSVSTSPVRPLSRSYQKTSPRTSLRRSISRSPTISPGQRSVSASPGRSPSRSQRRSSPSRRSISRSPVRNHHHRSVSRSSVRSHGRRRDSVSPVRSLSPSHRKSPRAKSRRSISRSPVGTRNYKSVNKGTLRSRGNRTSSASPVRSLSRSGRRSSPRAPSQRSISRSPVKTDNRRSISRSPLRSRGHRSVSASPVRLLSSDRRRSSPRASSRRLISRSPVRVSRRSLSRSPVRSSARSLSRSSGRVPLRSHSRSPVRGPSRVNHRSYSRSPRGRSLSRSRSPDVSPKLIRRGRGFSERYSYARRYRTPSRSPVRSYRYNGRNDRDRYSGYRRYSPRRNRSPPPRRRTPSRFRSRRSRTPSVSRSPRYRGRRYSRSPVRRSPVGTYRPRVERSRSLSRSSRSLSRSRSPSGSRNSVESQSPGKKSRSRSQSLDGKKGLVSYGDGSPDSS
- the LOC137813335 gene encoding peptidyl-prolyl cis-trans isomerase CYP95-like isoform X1, producing MAKKKNSLVFMDVSIDGDPVERMVFELFYDVAPKTAENFRALCTGERGVGPNTGKSLHYKGSFFHRIVKGSIARGGDFVNRNGTGGESIYGSKFPDESPRLKHDAPGLLSMPVADRDTLGSHFMITFKADPHLDRKHVVFGKLVLGHDILKKIEDVGDKEGLPSVTVKIINCGEHNEDEKKINKSKKGRDGSSETNSHELPKGKHRKSSGDKRKRRKYYSSESDSSSDSDTKSSESDSDSDSDISSSSYTSSSSDDRRRKRKRSRKDKHRRGKRRDKHREKRRRKQDKRSKRRSRRELPSHTDSDSESKSNNFSDSESSGAEVNDQNHEDHSQRHAEGQSSSVVGKELPPMHPNKREKLDIQEEEELPKENGERRSNGTGANYRSERSEGRQPDVMDDQPDKSRSQSTSISPRRKSKSLSISPKRRLNRSPSGSRSPHSPLQRSLSQSPVRSTRRSPNRRSISRNPMRGRKGRSISRSSVRSHGHRSVSTSPVRPLSRSYQKTSPRTSLRRSISRSPTISPGQRSVSASPGRSPSRSQRRSSPSRRSISRSPVRNHHHRSVSRSSVRSHGRRRDSVSPVRSLSPSHRKSPRAKSRRSISRSPVGTRNYKSVNKGTLRSRGNRTSSASPVRSLSRSGRRSSPRAPSQRSISRSPVKTDNRRSISRSPLRSRGHRSVSASPVRLLSSDRRRSSPRASSRRLISRSPVRVSRRSLSRSPVRSSARSLSRSSGRVPLRSHSRSPVRGPSRVNHRSYSRSPRGRSLSRSRSPDVSPKLIRRGRGFSERYSYARRYRTPSRSPVRSYRYNGRNDRDRYSGYRRYSPRRNRSPPPRRRTPSRFRSRRSRTPSVSRSPRYRGRRYSRSPVRRSPVGTYRPRVERSRSLSRSSRSLSRSRSPSGSRNSVESQSPGKKSRSRSQSLDGKKGLVSYGDGSPDSS
- the LOC137813335 gene encoding peptidyl-prolyl cis-trans isomerase CYP95-like isoform X2, with the protein product MYRRKGSWSKYWKITALQGFFLPSNCERLHCPGYRADGHDFLSCDIVLRVVILSIEMLSELQAMFHFHVCCDHGTGGESIYGSKFPDESPRLKHDAPGLLSMPVADRDTLGSHFMITFKADPHLDRKHVVFGKLVLGHDILKKIEDVGDKEGLPSVTVKIINCGEHNEDEKKINKSKKGRDGSSETNSHELPKGKHRKSSGDKRKRRKYYSSESDSSSDSDTKSSESDSDSDSDISSSSYTSSSSDDRRRKRKRSRKDKHRRGKRRDKHREKRRRKQDKRSKRRSRRELPSHTDSDSESKSNNFSDSESSGAEVNDQNHEDHSQRHAEGQSSSVVGKELPPMHPNKREKLDIQEEEELPKENGERRSNGTGANYRSERSEGRQPDVMDDQPDKSRSQSTSISPRRKSKSLSISPKRRLNRSPSGSRSPHSPLQRSLSQSPVRSTRRSPNRRSISRNPMRGRKGRSISRSSVRSHGHRSVSTSPVRPLSRSYQKTSPRTSLRRSISRSPTISPGQRSVSASPGRSPSRSQRRSSPSRRSISRSPVRNHHHRSVSRSSVRSHGRRRDSVSPVRSLSPSHRKSPRAKSRRSISRSPVGTRNYKSVNKGTLRSRGNRTSSASPVRSLSRSGRRSSPRAPSQRSISRSPVKTDNRRSISRSPLRSRGHRSVSASPVRLLSSDRRRSSPRASSRRLISRSPVRVSRRSLSRSPVRSSARSLSRSSGRVPLRSHSRSPVRGPSRVNHRSYSRSPRGRSLSRSRSPDVSPKLIRRGRGFSERYSYARRYRTPSRSPVRSYRYNGRNDRDRYSGYRRYSPRRNRSPPPRRRTPSRFRSRRSRTPSVSRSPRYRGRRYSRSPVRRSPVGTYRPRVERSRSLSRSSRSLSRSRSPSGSRNSVESQSPGKKSRSRSQSLDGKKGLVSYGDGSPDSS
- the LOC137813335 gene encoding peptidyl-prolyl cis-trans isomerase CYP95-like isoform X3, which translates into the protein MFHFHVCCDHGTGGESIYGSKFPDESPRLKHDAPGLLSMPVADRDTLGSHFMITFKADPHLDRKHVVFGKLVLGHDILKKIEDVGDKEGLPSVTVKIINCGEHNEDEKKINKSKKGRDGSSETNSHELPKGKHRKSSGDKRKRRKYYSSESDSSSDSDTKSSESDSDSDSDISSSSYTSSSSDDRRRKRKRSRKDKHRRGKRRDKHREKRRRKQDKRSKRRSRRELPSHTDSDSESKSNNFSDSESSGAEVNDQNHEDHSQRHAEGQSSSVVGKELPPMHPNKREKLDIQEEEELPKENGERRSNGTGANYRSERSEGRQPDVMDDQPDKSRSQSTSISPRRKSKSLSISPKRRLNRSPSGSRSPHSPLQRSLSQSPVRSTRRSPNRRSISRNPMRGRKGRSISRSSVRSHGHRSVSTSPVRPLSRSYQKTSPRTSLRRSISRSPTISPGQRSVSASPGRSPSRSQRRSSPSRRSISRSPVRNHHHRSVSRSSVRSHGRRRDSVSPVRSLSPSHRKSPRAKSRRSISRSPVGTRNYKSVNKGTLRSRGNRTSSASPVRSLSRSGRRSSPRAPSQRSISRSPVKTDNRRSISRSPLRSRGHRSVSASPVRLLSSDRRRSSPRASSRRLISRSPVRVSRRSLSRSPVRSSARSLSRSSGRVPLRSHSRSPVRGPSRVNHRSYSRSPRGRSLSRSRSPDVSPKLIRRGRGFSERYSYARRYRTPSRSPVRSYRYNGRNDRDRYSGYRRYSPRRNRSPPPRRRTPSRFRSRRSRTPSVSRSPRYRGRRYSRSPVRRSPVGTYRPRVERSRSLSRSSRSLSRSRSPSGSRNSVESQSPGKKSRSRSQSLDGKKGLVSYGDGSPDSS